A window of Deltaproteobacteria bacterium contains these coding sequences:
- a CDS encoding SagB/ThcOx family dehydrogenase codes for MDKELTKKYRLFLKDSLRKVIDFSQTDQNRGVAPPPLEKHYAKESKRIDLPQYDQFKDIGKIDLKTAIKNRESRRSYSNQPLSREELSFLLWATQGIKQKLDPGHALRTVPSAGCRHALETYLCVLNVQGLDQGIYRYLPLEHQLLFEFTEENLNSKIVQAVLGQHYPGEAAVTFIWTTIPYRMEWRYDIAAHKVIAIDAGHVCQNLYLACEAIGAGTCAMAAYDQEGIDKLLRIDGQDEFTIYLASVGKK; via the coding sequence ATGGACAAAGAACTCACGAAAAAATACCGATTATTTCTAAAAGACAGCCTCCGCAAGGTCATTGATTTTTCTCAAACTGATCAGAACAGAGGAGTTGCGCCTCCTCCTCTTGAAAAACATTACGCAAAAGAATCCAAGCGAATTGACCTTCCCCAATACGACCAATTCAAAGATATCGGCAAGATCGATCTTAAAACTGCTATCAAAAACCGTGAAAGCCGCAGATCCTATAGCAATCAACCGCTCTCACGTGAAGAATTGTCTTTCCTTTTGTGGGCTACCCAGGGAATAAAACAGAAACTTGATCCCGGTCATGCGTTAAGAACGGTTCCTTCTGCCGGCTGCCGCCATGCACTTGAAACATATCTCTGTGTTTTGAATGTCCAGGGTCTTGATCAGGGTATCTACCGTTACCTTCCTCTTGAACATCAACTCCTGTTTGAATTTACTGAAGAGAATTTGAATAGCAAGATTGTTCAGGCTGTTCTTGGTCAACACTATCCGGGAGAAGCGGCCGTTACCTTTATCTGGACAACCATACCCTACAGGATGGAATGGCGCTATGATATCGCCGCCCACAAGGTCATTGCGATTGACGCCGGTCATGTCTGCCAGAATCTTTATCTTGCCTGTGAAGCAATAGGTGCAGGAACCTGTGCTATGGCTGCTTATGATCAGGAAGGGATAGACAAACTCCTCAGGATTGACGGACAGGATGAATTCACTATCTATCTTGCCTCCGTGGGTAAGAAATAA